The following coding sequences are from one Rhipicephalus microplus isolate Deutch F79 chromosome 3, USDA_Rmic, whole genome shotgun sequence window:
- the LOC142802637 gene encoding uncharacterized protein LOC142802637, with product MDWKRLLKNQLLILGEELGAEVNAGMKKDAIVSAIDSLNLSSEDIKETWSEIQKREEQERQDRRQEQERQEKREEQERQDRRQEQERQEKREEQERQDRRQEQERQEKREEQERQERREERERQLRQKELDIEQLRIEVEMRKMAGVQGVEVEGRQNLCDLSKQMQPFKTGQDVGLFLVNFERTCEKSKLGRSTWARNLLSLLPCEAADVIARLPVEDADNYDKVKDSLLKRFRLSPDAFRQRFRNLTKKQGSTYSDFAYELKVNLIEWMKGANAFGNFEMALEEVALEQFFSKLSEPMKLWIQDRTGVKTIQAAADFADEYASRRGERDEVPPTKAGDKGKPWTAKQGAGAGTTAQKKTDFAASGQGSQNKQGGKVSGDSSKKSPFEARKPPTCYKCMEEGHIAVGCRRPRPALSYTSDSATSEELLSPYLFNLTVNGKPCRVLRDSGATMDLVHPDYVAQADYNGKCAWIKPVLEDGSICLPVARVILTGPFGEVETEAAVSDKLPPQYPYLFSNRTDRLLREQGKSFHEGTVQALTRAKARALAAELERQEPSFTGSPATPAIVSAVEPAIPSPTEKEREGSEKQTSTDTAERESEEGLLALPVSKALSNVLGKVTRDELIEQQKSDPSLKEIWNIVREGVARKNVSFPVKDGILYRHYRTAKGRTFDQIVVPAKYRSDIVDLCHGVGWSGHLGARKTKNRLLTEFYWPRCFKEVEKHVRACDTCQRVGKPHEKGKTPLKLVPLISEPFRRLVIDVVGPLPVTKSGYRYLLTAICPATKFPEAIPMKEQSSVEVVNALLSIFSRVGFPQEIQCDQGSVFTSVLTTGFLEKCGMKIIHSSVYHPQSNSVERCHSVMKRVLRALIFERKCQWDACLPAMLFALRSVTHEATGFSPAELVYGRTLRSPLRLLRETWESKSTDPTVVEYILELLERLWCARDIAEANMREAQNRAKSYYDRNAKLRAYQEGDQVMVLRPSRANKLEIQWEGPFRVVKKLSDTNYALERKGRRREVVIYHHNLMKSYVGEVQKVNLALNSTEELAPEIPGLVGVERSMDVTDVMKAVAPAEGLTERQKVDLRNLLSEHITVFSERPGRTEVITHDIELTSDTTVKSRPYRLAPRQQEILKKEVDRMLELKLIEPCESTCTSPMILVEVPGKDPRPCVDYRKLNAITKDQTYPIPNVEELVEKVSAAKYVSTLDLVRGYWQVPMSKRASEYAAFVAPTGTFRPLVLSFGLKNAPFCFSRLMNRVLQGAEGYAVPYLDDIAIYSNTWEDHLYHLSDVLRRLTHAGLTVKPAKCQLARAEVQYLGHVVGQGRRRPDELKVEAVSEFPQPESKTAIRSFLGLTGYYQRYIPQYSEVAAPLTDALRKNAPEKVVWSAEMEGAFQGLKAALVSSPVLHAPNYDRPFIVQCDASNRGLGVILCQEDENGNEHPVLYASRKLSVREEAYSASEKECACIVWATQKLACYLYGTSFVFVTDHCPLTWLSQMSGKNPRLLRWSLALQELNFTVKYKKGSANANVDTLSRAF from the coding sequence atggattggaagcgtttgttgaagaatcagctcctgattctgggggaggagctgggagcagaagtaAATGCGGGGATGAAGAAAGACGCAATTGTTAGCGCTATCGATAGCTTGAATCTGAGCAGTGAAGATATTAAAGAAACATGGAGCGAGATTCAAaagcgtgaggaacaggagcgtcaggatAGACGACAGGAACAGGAACGCCAAGAAaagcgtgaggaacaggagcgtcaggatAGACGACAGGAACAGGAACGCCAAGAAaagcgtgaggaacaggagcgtcaggatAGACGACAGGAACAGGAACGCCAAGAAaagcgtgaggaacaggagcgtcaggaaaggcgtgAGGAACGGGAGCGTCAGCTAAGGCAAAAAGAACTGGATATAGAACAGTTGCGAATCGAAGTGGAAATGAGGAAGATGGCAGGGGTCCAAGGAGTGGAGGTAGAAGGCAGACAAAATCTTTGTGATTTATCTAAACAAATGCAACCCTTCAAAACAGGGCAAGATGTGGGCCTCTTTCTTGTGAACTTTGAGAGAACCTGTGAAAAATCGAAGCTTGGTCGTAGCACATGGGCTCGAAATTTGTTAAGTTTGCTGCCATGTGAAGCAGCGGATGTAATCGCGCGGCTTCCGGTGGAGGATGCGGACAACTACGACAAAGTGAAGGATAGCCTTCTAAAGAGGTTCCGACTTTCGCCAGACGCGTTCCGCCAGCGGTTTCGCAATCTGACAAAGAAGCAGGGCAGCACGTATTCTGATTTTGCCTACGAGTTGAAGGTCAACTTAATAGAATGGATGAAAGGAGCCAACGCTTTTGGGAACTTCGAAATGGCTCTTGAAGAAGTGGCTCTCGAAcagtttttttcaaaactttccgAGCCAATGAAGCTCTGGATCCAAGATAGAACCggcgtaaaaacaatacaggcagCGGCCGACTTTGCTGACGAGTACGCGTCACGCCGGGGAGAAAGAGACGAGGTTCCTCCAACAAAAGCGGGAGATAAAGGGAAACCTTGGACGGCGAAGCAGGGAGCTGGCGCAGGTACGACTGCACAGAAAAAGACAGACTTCGCTGCAAGTGGTCAAGGATCACAAAACAAACAGGGGGGAAAGGTTTCGGGGGATTCTTCCAAAAAGAGTCCTTTTGAGGCTCGGAAACCACCTACCTGCTACAAATGTATGGAGGAAGGGCATATTGCCGTAGGCTGTCGTAGGCCCAGGCCAGCCCTTTCGTACACTTCTGACTCAGCCACTAGCGAGGAGCTTCTTAGTCCGTACCTTTTTAACCTAACAGTGAACGGAAAGCCGTGCCGCGTCTTACGAGACAGTGGGGCAACCATGGATCTGGTGCACCCGGACTATGTGGCACAAGCAGACTACAACGGCAAGTGTGCATGGATTAAACCAGTTTTGGAGGATGGAAGCATTTGTCTTCCGGTAGCTCGAGTAATTCTGACAGGACCGTTCGGAGAAGTGGAGACGGAAGCGGCGGTGTCAGACAAGCTGCCCCCGCAGTACCCCTATTTGTTCTCGAATCGGACCGACCGTCTGCTGAGAGAACAAGGGAAAAGTTTTCACGAGGGAACAGTACAAGCCTTGACACGAGCTAAAGCACGAGCGTTAGCAGCCGAACTAGAGCGGCAGGAACCGAGTTTTACCGGAAGTCCCGCAACACCAGCTATAGTCAGCGCAGTTGAGCCTGCTATCCCGTCGCCTactgagaaagaaagagaggggtcAGAGAAGCAGACTAGCACTGATACAGCGGAAAGGGAATCGGAGGAGGGGCTGCTCGCGTTGCCGGTATCAAAAGCACTAAGCAATGTACTGGGGAAAGTGACAAGAGACGAGCTCATCGAGCAGCAAAAAAGCGATCCTAGCCTTAAGGAGATTTGGAACATCGTCAGGGAAGGGGTGGCGAGGAAGAATGTCAGTTTTCCGGTCAAAGATGGCATCTTGTACCGCCACTACCGGACTGCAAAAGGTCGCACGTTCGACCAGATTGTAGTGCCGGCTAAGTATCGGTCTGACATTGTGGATCTCTGTCACGGAGTTGGTTGGTCGGGGCACTTAGGAGCTCGGAAGACCAAAAATAGGCTCCTAACGGAGTTTTATTGGCCAAGATGCTTCAAAGAAGTTGAGAAGCACGTAAGAGCGTGTGATACCTGCCAGAGAGTGGGAAAACCGCACGAGAAGGGAAAGACACCACTTAAGCTTGTTCCGCTCATTTCGGAGCCATTTCGCCGGCTGGTAATAGACGTTGTGGGACCACTCCCAGTGACAAAGTCAGGCTACCGGTATTTGCTTACCGCCATTTGTCCAGCAACCAAATTTCCTGAGGCGATCCCAATGAAGGAGCAAAGCTCCGTAGAGGTAGTCAACGCCCTACTGTCTATTTTTTCGAGAGTGGGCTTTCCTCAGGAGATACAGTGCGACCAGGGCTCAGTATTCACCAGCGTTCTCACTACGGGATTCCTGGAAAAGTGTGGAATGAAAATAATCCACAGTTCCGTGTACCACCCGCAGTCCAATAGTGTAGAGCGGTGTCATTCCGTGATGAAACGAGTTCTGCGAGCCCTTATCTTTGAAAGGAAGTGTCAGTGGGATGCTTGTCTTCCGGCAATGTTGTTTGCGCTGAGATCGGTCACTCATGAAGCGACGGGTTTCAGCCCCGCGGAGCTGGTTTACGGACGGACGCTAAGGTCTCCACTGCGACTTTTGCGCGAAACCTGGGAGTCGAAGAGTACCGACCCTACGGTGGTCGAGTACATTCTGGAATTGCTGGAAAGGCTGTGGTGTGCTCGCGACATTGCTGAGGCGAACATGAGAGAGGCGCAAAATAGAGCCAAGAGCTACTACGATCGAAACGCGAAACTGAGAGCTTATCAGGAAGGCGATCAGGTAATGGTCTTGCGCCCCTCGCGAGCAAATAAGCTGGAGATTCAATGGGAGGGGCCCTTTCGGGTTGTGAAAAAGCTCTCGGACACAAATTACGCACTGGAACGTAAAGGAAGACGCCGAGAGGTTGTCATTTACCACCACAATTTAATGAAGAGTTATGTGGGAGAAGTGCAGAAAGTGAACTTGGCTCTTAACAGCACGGAGGAGCTAGCACCTGAAATTCCAGGCTTGGTGGGGGTTGAAAGATCAATGGATGTTACCGATGTCATGAAAGCCGTAGCACCGGCCGAGGGCTTGACTGAGAGGCAGAAAGTCGACTTACGCAACTTATTGTCAGAACACATCACTGTTTTCTCGGAAAGGCCAGGGCGAACTGAGGTTATCACTCATGACATTGAGCTAACTTCTGACACCACTGTGAAGTCGAGGCCGTATAGACTAGCCCCGCGACAGCAGGAGATCTTGAAAAAAGAAGTAGATCGAATGCTCGAGCTTAAGCTTATCGAACCTTGCGAAAGCACCTGCACGTCCCCTATGATTCTCGTTGAGGTTCCGGGAAAGGATCCACGGccttgcgtggattaccgcaaacTTAACGCGATCACGAAGGACCAAACCTATCCTATACCCAACGTAGAGGAGCTGGTGGAAAAAGTGAGCGCCGCTAAATACGTCTCGACTTTGGACTTAGTAAGAggctattggcaagttccaatgtcTAAACGAGCTAGTGAGTATGCGGCCTTTGTGGCGCCGACGGGCACATTTAGGCCCCTAGTTCTGAGCTTTGGCCTTAAGAACGCCCCTTTTTGCTTTTCAAGGCTAATGAACCGAGTTCTGCAGGGGGCTGAAGGCTACGCTGTTCCCTACTTAGACGACATCGCTATTTATTCCAATACATGGGAAGATCACCTGTACCATCTTAGCGATGTCCTTAGACGTTTGACGCACGCTGGACTGACAGTGAAGCCTGCTAAGTGCCAGCTAGCTCGCGCCGAAGTACAGTACCTAGGGCACGTGGTAGGGCAGGGCAGGAGGCGACCTGATGAGTTGAAAGTAGAGGCGGTTAGCGAGTTCCCGCAACCAGAAAGCAAGACGGCTATCCGCTCCTTTTTAGGCCTGACAGGGTATTATCAGCGCTACATCCCTCAGTACTCGGAGGTAGCCGCTCCGTTAACGGATGCACTGCGCAAGAATGCTCCAGAAAAGGTAGTTTGGAGTGCGGAAATGGAGGGCGCCTTCCAGGGGCTCAAAGCGGCTCTTGTTAGCTCACCCGTACTGCATGCACCGAACTATGATCGTCCCTTTATTGTGCAGTGCGATGCCAGCAACAGAGGCTTAGGAGTAATACTGTGCCAGGAGGATGAGAACGGGAACGAGCACCCTGTGTTGTACGCCAGCAGGAAACTCTCTGTTCGTGAGGAGGCCTACAgtgcttcggaaaaagaatgtgcctgCATTGTGTGGGCTACCCAAAAATTAGCCTGCTACCTCTACGGAACTTCTTTTGTCTTCGTCACTGACCACTGCCCACTGACATGGCTGTCGCAAATGTCGGGAAAGAATCCACGACTACTACGTTGGAGCCTTGCGCTTCAGGAGCTTAACTTCACTGTGAAGTATAAGAAGGGTTCCGCAAACGCCAATGTTGACACATTAAGCAGAGCTTTTtag